Proteins co-encoded in one Leptolyngbya boryana PCC 6306 genomic window:
- a CDS encoding heavy metal translocating P-type ATPase: MTSHGHHSHSHGGTKTLTADKMAKDPICGMVVEKATALKAERTGRTYYFCSQSCLNTFENPEHELKSMRRRVTIALTGVVLLAIMRAAAFLGLAAGVTLVTWVPIPALPWFTWGVWLFILTTPVQFIGGWSFYVGSWNAIRTRHINMDFLIALGTTVAYIYSVVVVFFPNILPVKVAEREVYFEVSAIIIAFVLLGKYMEEIVKKNSSAAVRKLLDLQAPIARVIRDGVEMEIPAETVMVGETIVVRPGEKVPTDGTVTEGNSSIDESMLTGESIPVEKAPGSEVIGGTLNRTGLFRFRATRVGSETALAQIIKFVEEAQNSTAQVQRLADTVTGYFVPAVVGIAVLAFIGWLIAGNFPQALLAFIAVLIISCPCALGVATPAALMVGVGKGAEAGILIRGGEVLERAQKLSTVIFDKTGTLTRGEPSVTNVETFTDRPKDEVLRLAASVEAGSEHPLGEAIVRAATKNRLDLVSVKNFEAIPGHGIRGDVNSDRVVLGNRRLFREQGYAINSTVENLLTQLETEGKTAMLVGCNGLLVGVIAVADTLKPEAIEAVTGLKRERVKVAMLTGDNQRTADAIARQLGIDRVIAEVLPGDKAQVVKDLQKRGEVVAMVGDGVNDAPALATADIGIAIGSGADVAKETGGIILVKNDVRDVVASIRLSRATLRKIKQNLFWAFIYNTIGLPIAAFGFLSPIIAAAAMALSSLSVIVNSSLLKGFKVKPDEHSIATT; this comes from the coding sequence ATGACCTCACACGGACATCACAGCCATTCACATGGTGGTACGAAAACCCTAACCGCAGACAAAATGGCGAAAGATCCTATCTGCGGTATGGTCGTTGAAAAGGCAACTGCACTTAAAGCTGAACGGACTGGGCGCACCTACTACTTCTGTAGTCAGAGTTGCCTGAATACATTTGAAAACCCAGAACACGAACTGAAATCCATGCGACGACGGGTGACGATCGCGCTCACCGGAGTTGTCTTACTGGCAATTATGCGAGCCGCCGCTTTTCTAGGATTAGCTGCGGGAGTGACGCTGGTTACGTGGGTTCCAATTCCAGCACTCCCCTGGTTTACTTGGGGCGTGTGGCTGTTTATTTTAACAACTCCGGTGCAATTCATCGGCGGGTGGTCATTCTATGTAGGATCGTGGAACGCGATTCGGACACGCCACATTAACATGGATTTTCTCATCGCCTTAGGAACGACAGTGGCATACATCTACAGTGTTGTTGTTGTCTTCTTTCCCAATATTCTGCCTGTGAAAGTGGCAGAGCGCGAAGTTTACTTTGAAGTCTCTGCGATTATCATCGCCTTCGTGTTATTGGGCAAATACATGGAGGAGATTGTTAAGAAAAATTCCTCAGCAGCAGTCCGAAAACTACTTGATCTTCAAGCTCCGATTGCTAGGGTGATCCGAGACGGAGTGGAAATGGAAATTCCCGCAGAAACTGTCATGGTTGGGGAAACCATTGTTGTGCGTCCAGGCGAAAAAGTTCCAACGGATGGCACAGTGACTGAAGGTAATTCCTCGATCGATGAATCGATGCTGACCGGAGAATCAATCCCAGTCGAGAAAGCACCAGGATCTGAGGTGATTGGTGGCACCTTGAATCGAACCGGATTATTTCGATTTCGGGCAACTCGCGTGGGTTCAGAAACAGCACTCGCACAGATTATCAAATTTGTCGAAGAAGCCCAAAATAGCACTGCACAAGTTCAGCGATTAGCAGATACAGTGACAGGTTACTTTGTCCCTGCTGTTGTTGGAATTGCTGTCCTTGCCTTCATCGGATGGTTAATTGCAGGAAATTTTCCACAAGCCCTGCTTGCATTCATTGCCGTGTTGATTATTTCCTGTCCTTGTGCATTGGGTGTTGCGACACCAGCCGCGTTGATGGTGGGGGTGGGCAAAGGAGCAGAAGCTGGAATTCTGATTCGAGGTGGCGAAGTGCTGGAGCGAGCACAAAAACTTTCAACAGTGATTTTTGATAAGACGGGCACTTTGACTCGTGGAGAACCGAGTGTTACCAATGTTGAGACATTTACAGATCGTCCCAAAGATGAAGTCTTGCGGTTAGCAGCTTCGGTAGAAGCAGGGTCAGAACATCCGTTGGGCGAAGCGATCGTGCGAGCAGCAACCAAGAACCGCCTAGATCTAGTGAGCGTGAAAAACTTTGAAGCCATCCCTGGGCATGGAATTCGAGGCGATGTTAATAGCGATCGCGTCGTCTTAGGCAATCGGCGATTGTTCCGAGAACAAGGCTATGCGATCAATTCTACGGTTGAAAATCTATTAACCCAACTCGAAACTGAGGGCAAAACGGCGATGCTGGTCGGCTGTAATGGTTTATTAGTGGGTGTCATTGCGGTTGCAGATACCCTGAAACCCGAAGCGATCGAGGCAGTCACAGGTTTGAAGCGAGAACGAGTAAAAGTTGCGATGCTGACCGGAGATAATCAGCGCACGGCAGATGCGATCGCTCGGCAATTGGGTATCGATCGCGTGATTGCAGAGGTGCTACCAGGCGATAAAGCTCAAGTGGTAAAAGACTTGCAAAAGCGGGGTGAAGTGGTCGCAATGGTCGGAGATGGAGTCAATGATGCTCCGGCTCTGGCAACGGCTGATATTGGGATTGCGATCGGATCGGGGGCAGATGTTGCCAAAGAGACGGGTGGAATTATTCTCGTCAAAAACGATGTCCGGGATGTAGTTGCCTCGATTCGACTGTCTCGCGCTACATTGCGGAAGATCAAACAAAATCTTTTCTGGGCGTTCATCTACAACACGATCGGGCTTCCGATTGCTGCCTTTGGCTTTCTGAGTCCAATTATTGCAGCAGCGGCGATGGCGCTTAGTTCGCTGTCGGTCATCGTCAATTCATCGCTCTTAAAAGGATTCAAGGTCAAACCTGATGAGCATTCGATCGCGACAACTTAA
- a CDS encoding DUF2933 domain-containing protein, translating to MTHQHDHSSNPPRGNQQISPSRSFVRIVMYVTIGIIVFFLITEHTAHLISFLPYSLLFICLFMHLFMHGGGHGGHGGGNNNQPR from the coding sequence ATGACTCATCAACATGATCATTCTTCTAACCCCCCACGCGGCAATCAACAGATTAGTCCAAGCCGCTCGTTTGTTCGGATTGTTATGTATGTCACGATCGGCATTATTGTGTTTTTTCTGATCACAGAACACACAGCCCATTTAATCAGTTTTTTGCCGTACTCGCTTTTGTTTATTTGTTTGTTTATGCATCTATTCATGCATGGCGGTGGACATGGCGGACACGGTGGAGGGAACAATAACCAACCGCGTTAA
- a CDS encoding methyltransferase family protein translates to MNTMPAYGLWGLVLINSLIFIVFAFSFTKPKTARDWRSFGAFSAFIVALFTEMYGIPLTIYLLSGWLQNRFPGMNLLGHDTGHLWWTVLGMKGDPHLNPIHWLSNIFIVGGLIVLGSAWEVLYKAQRSHTLATSGPYAVIRHPQYVAFITIMLGFLIQWPTIITLIMFPILVVMYVRLARQEEREARAEFGDEYSRYMANTPGFFPRWGRSRSRTTS, encoded by the coding sequence ATGAATACGATGCCCGCTTATGGACTATGGGGATTAGTCCTAATCAATTCACTCATTTTCATTGTGTTCGCCTTTAGTTTCACGAAGCCCAAAACTGCGCGTGATTGGCGATCGTTTGGAGCATTTTCTGCCTTCATTGTTGCGCTATTCACAGAGATGTATGGGATTCCGCTCACAATTTACCTGCTATCGGGTTGGCTGCAAAATCGATTTCCAGGAATGAATTTGCTCGGTCATGACACCGGACATCTGTGGTGGACAGTTCTCGGTATGAAGGGTGATCCTCACCTCAATCCGATTCACTGGCTCAGTAATATTTTTATTGTGGGTGGCTTAATTGTGTTGGGATCGGCTTGGGAAGTTCTCTACAAAGCCCAGCGCAGCCATACATTAGCCACATCAGGTCCTTATGCAGTGATTCGCCATCCGCAATATGTGGCGTTCATCACAATTATGCTGGGCTTCTTAATTCAATGGCCCACCATCATCACGCTCATCATGTTTCCCATTTTAGTGGTAATGTATGTCCGACTAGCACGGCAAGAAGAGCGAGAAGCACGCGCAGAATTTGGAGACGAATACAGCCGTTATATGGCAAATACACCAGGCTTTTTCCCACGCTGGGGAAGATCTAGAAGTCGCACGACATCATAG
- a CDS encoding DUF5676 family membrane protein, with amino-acid sequence MTMHTYDHEERHLTRNTSTRLRVRSLAFAVGVATGFAYLLCILFIALAPQAAMRFFSYILHADLSGIMRTVNFGSFVAGLLFWLIAPALYAALVARFYNSFSTR; translated from the coding sequence ATGACAATGCACACGTATGACCATGAAGAACGCCATCTCACTCGTAACACGAGTACAAGACTGAGAGTTCGATCGCTAGCATTTGCTGTCGGAGTTGCTACAGGTTTTGCCTATCTGCTCTGCATTCTCTTCATTGCGCTGGCTCCCCAAGCAGCAATGCGATTTTTTAGCTATATTCTGCACGCTGATCTGAGCGGAATCATGCGAACGGTGAACTTCGGAAGCTTTGTGGCGGGTCTGCTGTTTTGGTTGATCGCGCCTGCGTTATATGCTGCCCTCGTAGCCCGCTTCTACAATTCATTCTCAACCAGATAG
- a CDS encoding DUF1269 domain-containing protein translates to MSDLIVIGFKDEFKADEVLIDLRKLELEYLIDLEDAAVVVRNQQGKVKIKQTQELVASGVLSGGFWGLLFGFLFFNPLLGWALGATVGAISGALTDIGIDDNFIREIGETIEPGTSALFILVRKSTPDKVLEDLSKFEGKVIRTSLSKHDEAELQAALAKSHQALQEASSDR, encoded by the coding sequence ATGAGTGATTTAATCGTGATTGGCTTTAAAGATGAATTCAAAGCAGATGAAGTTCTCATTGATCTGCGAAAACTCGAACTCGAATACTTGATTGATCTAGAAGATGCTGCTGTTGTGGTGAGAAATCAACAAGGCAAAGTCAAGATCAAACAAACTCAAGAACTTGTGGCTTCTGGGGTGTTGAGCGGTGGCTTCTGGGGACTCCTATTCGGATTTCTGTTTTTCAACCCTTTGTTAGGCTGGGCACTTGGAGCAACCGTTGGAGCAATTTCTGGGGCACTGACCGACATTGGGATTGATGACAACTTTATTCGTGAAATCGGTGAGACAATCGAACCTGGAACCTCTGCTCTATTCATTCTGGTACGGAAATCTACTCCGGACAAAGTTCTGGAAGACTTGAGCAAGTTTGAAGGAAAAGTAATCCGGACTTCACTCTCAAAGCATGATGAAGCAGAATTGCAGGCAGCATTAGCAAAGTCTCATCAAGCTCTCCAAGAAGCTTCTAGCGATCGATAA
- a CDS encoding universal stress protein: MFYKILVAIDQSDLGEQLMEKAITIAKPIDAQLMLLNVASPFYSGYPDPPVYPMVDSIYQEANQTILERYEQEVEAINQQGLDLLRSQQAIATQAGVETEITQSFGDPGHVICDVARNWQADLIIIGRRGLSGWKEMILGSVSNYVIHHAPCSVLTVQPLLQSTPEAPHIAQVHHH, encoded by the coding sequence ATGTTTTACAAAATTCTTGTTGCGATCGATCAGTCTGATCTGGGTGAGCAATTGATGGAAAAAGCCATCACAATTGCAAAACCAATCGATGCTCAGTTAATGTTGCTAAATGTTGCGTCTCCTTTCTATTCAGGCTATCCAGATCCGCCTGTTTATCCTATGGTTGATAGCATCTATCAAGAAGCAAACCAAACCATTCTGGAACGCTATGAACAAGAAGTAGAAGCGATCAACCAGCAAGGCTTAGATTTGCTCCGATCTCAGCAAGCGATTGCAACCCAAGCAGGAGTCGAAACAGAGATCACACAAAGTTTTGGCGATCCAGGTCATGTGATTTGCGACGTTGCCCGAAATTGGCAAGCAGACTTAATTATCATTGGACGACGTGGGCTTTCGGGATGGAAGGAAATGATTTTAGGAAGTGTGAGCAACTATGTGATTCACCATGCACCCTGCTCGGTTCTAACGGTTCAGCCCCTTTTACAATCTACTCCTGAAGCACCTCACATTGCTCAAGTCCATCATCATTAG
- a CDS encoding universal stress protein gives MFSRILVAIEMSKAGRHVFETALALAKATGANLKILHVLCPDEEGCPDTSGLLGTYYYPGTDDEATEHGQIGWEQYSQKCLERLRSLVQIATTEGVQAEFAQPSGKPSQTICEEARNWEADLIVIGQRGLSGWEKALLGSVSSYVIQNAPCSVLADQSPIRARSVPAKV, from the coding sequence ATGTTTAGTAGAATTCTCGTTGCGATCGAGATGTCAAAAGCAGGTCGGCACGTTTTTGAAACCGCTTTAGCACTTGCAAAGGCAACAGGTGCAAATCTGAAAATCTTGCACGTTCTATGTCCAGACGAAGAAGGTTGCCCAGATACATCAGGACTGTTAGGCACCTACTACTATCCAGGCACGGATGATGAAGCCACAGAACATGGACAAATTGGATGGGAGCAATATTCTCAGAAATGTTTAGAGCGGTTGCGATCGCTCGTACAGATAGCAACAACCGAGGGGGTTCAAGCTGAGTTTGCTCAACCGAGTGGAAAACCAAGTCAGACAATCTGCGAAGAAGCCCGGAATTGGGAGGCGGATCTGATTGTGATTGGTCAGCGCGGGCTTTCAGGTTGGGAGAAAGCATTGCTTGGCAGTGTCAGCAGTTATGTGATTCAAAATGCTCCCTGTTCTGTGTTGGCTGATCAATCGCCAATTCGAGCGAGATCTGTTCCCGCAAAAGTTTAG
- a CDS encoding HhoA/HhoB/HtrA family serine endopeptidase yields MTKQSRFAWSQILGYGLAGLVGAGVAVVSQRSSISNPSNSAQSTAQSPNMTAINHRLNVTGRGGDGDFVAVAAKKVEPAVVRIDTEQVIQLSKDPALENPILRRFFGMDNAPMPQQRELRRGIGSGFIVDRNGILLTNAHVVKGADKVTVTLIDGRTFQGTVRGTDELMDLAVVKIDPKGQELPVVPLGSSDQVEVGDWAITVGNPLGLNNTVTLGIVSNLSRSSNQVGIPEKRLDFIQTDAAINPGNSGGPLLNKAGEVIGINTAIRSDAQGIGFAIPINTVKAVQPLLADGKSVPYPYLGVQMATITPEIAQMNNRRSDLPFQIPEVAGVLVIQVQPNAPAATAGVRPGDVFVELNGQPITKAEQIQQVLAKSQVGQTLQVKARRGDQTLALSIRVGNLRDATNE; encoded by the coding sequence ATGACAAAACAATCACGGTTTGCTTGGTCGCAAATTCTAGGTTACGGATTAGCGGGTTTAGTTGGTGCTGGGGTTGCAGTTGTCAGTCAGCGATCGTCAATTTCCAATCCTAGTAATTCTGCACAATCTACTGCTCAATCTCCTAACATGACTGCTATCAACCATCGGCTCAATGTCACGGGTAGAGGCGGAGATGGCGATTTTGTTGCGGTAGCAGCCAAAAAAGTAGAACCAGCCGTTGTCCGCATCGATACAGAACAAGTGATCCAGCTATCGAAAGATCCAGCGTTAGAGAATCCGATTCTGCGCCGCTTTTTTGGCATGGATAATGCTCCAATGCCTCAGCAACGGGAATTACGACGGGGCATTGGCTCTGGATTTATTGTCGATCGTAATGGCATTCTTCTGACCAATGCTCATGTCGTCAAAGGCGCAGATAAAGTCACTGTAACCTTGATTGATGGGCGAACTTTTCAAGGAACAGTGCGAGGCACAGATGAGTTGATGGATCTAGCAGTCGTCAAAATCGATCCAAAAGGTCAAGAGTTACCCGTTGTGCCATTAGGAAGTTCTGATCAAGTAGAGGTTGGAGACTGGGCGATCACGGTCGGCAACCCACTTGGTTTAAACAACACCGTAACCCTGGGAATCGTCAGCAATTTGAGTCGATCGAGCAATCAGGTTGGCATTCCAGAAAAACGATTAGATTTTATTCAAACCGATGCTGCAATTAATCCGGGAAATTCTGGTGGTCCCTTGCTCAATAAAGCCGGAGAAGTCATTGGAATCAATACTGCGATTCGCTCTGATGCACAAGGAATCGGATTTGCAATTCCTATCAATACCGTAAAAGCTGTTCAACCGCTCCTTGCCGATGGAAAAAGTGTTCCGTATCCCTATCTGGGAGTTCAGATGGCAACCATCACACCAGAAATTGCTCAAATGAACAATCGACGATCGGATCTACCGTTTCAAATACCAGAGGTTGCTGGAGTACTAGTTATACAAGTACAGCCAAACGCACCAGCAGCAACCGCAGGGGTACGCCCTGGAGATGTTTTTGTTGAACTGAATGGACAGCCCATTACTAAGGCAGAACAAATACAGCAAGTGCTAGCAAAAAGCCAGGTTGGTCAAACCTTACAGGTCAAAGCTCGTCGGGGCGATCAAACGCTTGCTCTATCCATTCGGGTTGGGAATTTACGTGACGCAACCAATGAGTAA
- a CDS encoding class I SAM-dependent methyltransferase, whose product MKLVEQEGDTISVQKELIQLYQAHLAYDDVTAQLRSNIAIESWVYRRQAAQVLSLKLGDTVVDLGCGTGLNFPLFQEAVGSQGKIIGVESATVMLKQAWQRVQTEDWSNVELVDSRSGLFRFPNQVDGIFSTFVIPLLYQFEQIVGDGCAALAPGKRWIILDLKSPTSETSVLSTLLSDFMNQSLGEIASKEKWMTWIPIQNYLGNASLSKPCTGFVYTAPLASRGNVG is encoded by the coding sequence ATGAAGTTAGTTGAGCAAGAGGGAGACACCATCAGCGTTCAGAAAGAATTAATTCAGCTTTATCAAGCACATCTTGCTTATGACGATGTTACTGCACAATTACGTAGCAATATCGCGATCGAGAGTTGGGTATACCGCAGGCAAGCGGCTCAGGTGCTTTCGCTAAAACTCGGAGACACAGTTGTTGATTTAGGGTGTGGTACAGGTTTGAACTTTCCTCTATTTCAAGAAGCTGTAGGATCTCAAGGAAAAATAATTGGTGTGGAAAGTGCCACCGTGATGTTAAAACAAGCATGGCAGCGAGTACAAACTGAAGATTGGTCGAATGTTGAACTAGTTGATAGCAGAAGTGGTTTGTTCCGTTTTCCAAATCAGGTTGATGGAATTTTCTCAACCTTTGTCATCCCGTTACTTTACCAATTTGAGCAAATTGTTGGGGATGGTTGTGCAGCACTCGCACCCGGAAAACGATGGATCATTCTAGATCTCAAATCCCCTACATCAGAAACTTCGGTGCTTTCAACTTTACTCAGTGACTTTATGAATCAATCGCTCGGAGAAATTGCAAGCAAAGAAAAGTGGATGACATGGATTCCGATTCAGAATTACCTGGGAAACGCTTCATTAAGCAAGCCTTGTACAGGTTTTGTTTACACTGCTCCGCTAGCAAGTAGAGGAAACGTAGGATGA